A genomic stretch from Pirellulales bacterium includes:
- a CDS encoding protein kinase, with product MARRPRLNADFALESATGHLYRNIQHIGGGGTAETHVVLATNGPNRGLLFTAKIFSRLSKPEWRNSFLNEHAFLSKCDHPAILRVYDQGIHLGEAPFIVTECLSDTLAKSRRALRRIEQLSLATQLLSALAYLDNHEPRVVHRDIKPTNIFFKGESWVLGDFGLLKQLPLADDRDRELLKESLGPGMPQNYRTPDLVEYLRGGAPPTPKSDVFQLGLVLAEVFTGKNPHKPATTFESEVGLDPLAPITEAHGAPIAELLNRMLSIRPEDRPSAADVLPQWQDQLLLEARRSRLRRTNK from the coding sequence ATGGCGCGACGGCCGCGGCTCAATGCTGACTTCGCCTTGGAATCGGCGACGGGCCATCTTTACCGGAACATACAGCATATCGGCGGTGGGGGGACCGCTGAGACGCACGTGGTGCTCGCTACTAATGGGCCGAATCGCGGCCTTCTTTTCACGGCAAAGATTTTCAGCCGCCTCTCCAAGCCGGAATGGCGTAACAGCTTTCTCAATGAGCATGCTTTTCTGAGCAAATGCGATCACCCGGCAATCCTGCGCGTCTATGATCAAGGCATACACCTCGGCGAGGCGCCGTTCATCGTAACCGAGTGCCTCTCCGATACCTTGGCGAAAAGCCGACGAGCGCTGCGCAGGATAGAGCAACTCTCTCTAGCCACTCAGCTTCTCTCGGCGCTCGCGTACCTGGATAATCACGAGCCACGCGTGGTACACCGAGACATTAAGCCGACCAACATCTTCTTTAAAGGCGAGTCTTGGGTCCTGGGCGACTTCGGATTGCTGAAGCAGCTTCCTCTTGCCGACGACCGTGATCGCGAATTGCTAAAGGAGAGCTTGGGGCCGGGTATGCCACAGAATTACCGGACTCCCGACCTTGTCGAATACCTGCGTGGCGGCGCGCCGCCCACACCCAAGAGCGATGTGTTTCAGCTCGGCCTCGTTCTGGCCGAGGTATTCACCGGCAAGAATCCGCACAAGCCGGCCACGACGTTTGAGTCGGAGGTAGGGCTTGATCCCCTGGCCCCTATTACCGAAGCGCATGGAGCGCCGATCGCTGAATTGTTGAACCGCATGTTGTCCATCCGGCCCGAGGATCGTCCTTCGGCGGCCGACGTGCTTCCTCAATGGCAGGATCAGCTCCTACTTGAAGCGCGCCGTTCACGACTTCGAAGGACGAACAAATGA
- a CDS encoding VCBS repeat-containing protein, with protein MKRNAAGVSRFPAYVLITASFSTAISMTHAAELTFRHEEIGTGLGVGYAVSVVDMNRDQRPDIVVVDTARVIWYENPTWKLHTVLEGQTKKDNVCIAPFDIDGDGQLDFALGADWRPFDTKTGGTVQWLAATGKNGEHYELFPIAEEPMMHRMRWADLDGDGRPELIAVPLMGRDTKGPDWGEHGVRILAYRIPADPRRDPWPVEVISDELHVTHNFFPVDMNGDGRPEILVASYEGVTQLSRGADGRWSGKQLGTGNQDAVTTGNSDPRASPRSRGASEIKLGHVANSPYIATIEPWHGFQVVAYTPPKSDDTVGKAAAADSLWKRHLLDAELKWGHAVWCADLDGDADEELVIGVRDELNDKARCGVRVYDPVDAENGRWHKQVFDPGGVAVEDLAVADFNGDGRRDIVAVGRQTHNVRIYWNETPAPK; from the coding sequence ATGAAAAGGAATGCCGCCGGCGTAAGCCGTTTTCCGGCGTACGTGCTCATTACGGCAAGCTTCTCAACTGCGATATCGATGACTCACGCCGCCGAGTTAACCTTTCGCCACGAAGAAATCGGCACCGGCCTGGGCGTGGGCTACGCCGTGAGCGTGGTCGACATGAATCGGGACCAGCGCCCCGATATCGTGGTCGTCGATACGGCGCGCGTCATCTGGTATGAAAACCCCACCTGGAAGTTGCACACGGTCCTCGAAGGGCAGACGAAGAAGGATAACGTCTGCATCGCGCCTTTCGACATCGACGGCGACGGGCAGCTCGATTTCGCCCTGGGGGCCGATTGGCGCCCCTTCGACACGAAAACCGGCGGCACGGTGCAATGGCTCGCCGCGACCGGCAAAAACGGCGAGCACTACGAGCTGTTTCCGATCGCCGAAGAGCCGATGATGCACCGCATGCGCTGGGCCGATCTCGACGGCGATGGCCGCCCGGAACTGATCGCCGTTCCCCTGATGGGGCGCGATACGAAAGGGCCCGACTGGGGCGAGCACGGCGTGCGAATCCTCGCCTATCGCATTCCCGCCGACCCGCGCCGCGATCCATGGCCGGTCGAAGTGATCAGCGACGAACTGCACGTCACGCACAATTTCTTTCCGGTGGATATGAACGGCGATGGCCGGCCCGAGATTCTCGTCGCCAGCTATGAAGGGGTGACGCAATTGTCGCGCGGCGCCGACGGGCGCTGGAGCGGAAAGCAACTCGGCACCGGTAACCAGGATGCCGTGACGACCGGCAACTCCGATCCGCGCGCTTCGCCGCGCAGCCGCGGCGCGAGCGAAATCAAACTCGGCCACGTGGCCAACTCTCCTTACATCGCCACGATCGAGCCGTGGCACGGTTTTCAGGTCGTGGCTTACACGCCGCCCAAGAGCGATGACACCGTGGGCAAGGCTGCGGCCGCCGATTCGCTGTGGAAGCGCCACCTGCTCGACGCGGAATTGAAATGGGGGCACGCCGTGTGGTGTGCTGACTTGGACGGCGACGCCGACGAAGAGCTGGTGATCGGCGTGCGCGACGAGTTGAACGACAAAGCGCGCTGCGGCGTGCGCGTGTACGATCCCGTCGACGCCGAGAATGGCCGCTGGCACAAGCAAGTCTTCGATCCGGGCGGCGTAGCAGTCGAGGACCTGGCCGTCGCGGATTTCAACGGCGACGGTCGCCGCGATATCGTGGCCGTCGGCCGGCAAACGCACAACGTGCGCATCTACTGGAACGAAACGCCGGCGCCGAAGTAG